The Humulus lupulus chromosome 7, drHumLupu1.1, whole genome shotgun sequence region GTTGCTGTAAAACAACCATTCAAATCAAAGAAATGAGAtagaaaacaaaaatatattatcaaattatcataataatatttcttAATTACCAATTGTAGTCAAGtgttatttcttcttcttcatcttttccttCTTGCTAGATGACCTTTTTATATCCAAGTTTACCAATAGCCATCGTACTCTCTCTCTTCTCTATACAATAAGGCGCTCTTCAAAGCTGCAACCCTGAAAGCAACAACATATAAGCCAGTAAAAGCTAGTGGTAgttcttaaaaaaaaacaattgttGTAGTTACAAGTCAATTACACAATCATCTCATTTAAATTTTTACAAATAATCAAAGAtgttaataattacaaaaataatagTCTAGTGATTTTTCTACATGTCAACATTAGTaagaaaaataagtaaataatgcATCATCTGCACTCCAAAAGTAATCTAGTAAACAAATTATTAATTAGCTGAGACTACACTAAAAGTTTGACTTATACAAAAGTAAAAATTCCACTAatgctttattgtttttttacATGTTGTAATAAATTAATATTCCATCTTCACATAATTATTGCAGCTCATCGTagcataaaataaactaaagGTAGTGGACAGCCAAAAATAGTAAATATAatagtaaacaaataaaaaaataaatggtGATTGAAATGTATGTATGAGAGCATATgattgtttggttgaataagAATTTGGCAAACAAAGTGATACTAGTAGTCCTGGTCAAATGAACCATTTTTCATAGAAATATGTCAACATCATGTAGTGATATTAAGATTAGTACAAACCAAAGAAATAATAATTAGTCTAGGATTAGGTGTGGTTCTTTTTCACGTGAAAAGAAAAAAGTAGTGTCATACCTAATCAATACCAACTGTACCTTATatgcttaaaaaatatatattatagcaTATCGAGAATAGCACCAATAAGACAATAACAGGCAGCTATGTATGGAAATGGGATTTGGATTTGGATTTGGATCAATCACATGAATCAAGACATTACTACCACCACACACACTAATTGATTTATGATTGAGCTGAGAACCCATATTTGGTAAGATTTTAAAATGATTGTTTGGTTGAATAAATAAGatttagtgactaaaaatatgtttctgaaaatgtgattggtttaaTATctgtaaattattttttagttttaaaaaattgaatctgtgattggtattaaatttaaatgtgtaattaattcaattgaatctgaatattattttaattttatatattctataaacataggttgtataatattaaattttgatttatcaataaatttaattaagtaatatagatcattgattttatgtttagaaatattaattaataattataaatatggatcattaattttaatccaataatattattataattatatatagtaATCATTAAAAATAtactcatatatataaatatatattatatatactacTACATCCTAAAAGTAATTGAAAAATAGAGAAAACaatgttttgttatttttaattatacATGCAAAAGTTTAAAATCATATTTCAGATCTTATTTtagaaaataactaatcaatcaTGAATTATTGTGATctacttatttttaattttttgaaacataaaatttttaattttttgaaacATAAAATTAAATTCTAATCGCATACTAATCAAACAGTTTTTACTAAAGAAAAATGCTATTAATTCCAATTGAAAAAAATCACAAGCTTAAGTGGCTATTGTTTTCTATTGATGAGaaagacaaaaaaaattataaaaaaaataagtgcCACGTGCCTATTTTTATAAGCTACTATATGGCCCGTGATTTATTTCCATCGGAACGTACAGCAACTCTCTTGGCTAAAAAGAAGGTGTTGGGATCTTAACCAACAGAAGGAGTAGGTGGCAGAGGAACAGAGATAAGATATGGTATGGAAATGGGATTTGGATCAATCACATCAATCATGACATTACTACCACCACACACACACACTGATTAAAAGCTTGAGCTGAGAACTCATATCATTATCGAGCTGTTAATAAAATGGAGAAGAAACAAAACAGCCATTTTAAACTTCAACTTCACATAGCAGTATTCCCATGGCTAGCTCAAGGTCACCTAATCCCATTTCTCCAACTCTCCAAGTTGCTAGCTCAAAAGGGTCACCGCATTTCCTTCATTAGCACCCCAAAAAACATCCGTCGTCTCCCAGACATCATCCCCCAAAATCTCTCTCATCTCATAACCTTCGTTGAGCTTCCGCTGCCCCACGTTGATGGCTTACCAGACGGAGCTGAGTCAACCTTCGACTTACCGATTCACGAAGTCCCACTCCTTAAGAGAGCCTACGACGGGCTTCAACCCTGCTTGACTCAGTTTCTGGAAAACTCGGGCCAAGTCATCAACTGGGTCGTGCACGACTTCGCTTGTCACTGGCTGCCTACAGTCGCGAGTCGACTCGGGATCAAGTTAGTTTTCTTTTCCACAGTCAACGCCACATCAATGTCCTTTTTTGGATCACCGTCGACATCGGCGAGCGGTTCTCGGAGCCGACCGGAGGACTTCACGTCGGTCCCTAACTGGTGGAAGGAAATGCCTTACGACGTCGCTTTTAAGTTGCACGAGATGGAGTCTCACTGGGACTGCATGGACTCCGATGTTTCGGATTTTGAGCGAGGTAAAGAGGTGGTTCAGGGCTGCGATATCATACTCACCCGGACTTGCCCCGAGTTCGAACCCGATTCCCTGAGTCTTCTCAAGACTCTTCACGAAAAACCGATTCTTCCCATTGGGTTGTTGCCACCGTCTGAACCAAGAGAATATGGAGACGAGAGATGGGAAGCTGTGAATCAGTGGCTGGCTTCCAAGAACGGTGATTCCGTCCTTTACATTGCGCTCGGTTCGGAGTTGAGTCTGAGTGAAGAAATGATGCACGAGTTAGCTCGTGGAATAGAGAAATCTGGGCTGCCGTTCATTTGGGTGATTAACGATCGCCCATTGGTAGAAGGGAAACTGGGTTCGCACATACTTCCATCTGGGTTCGAAACCCGGGTCTCGGATC contains the following coding sequences:
- the LOC133789203 gene encoding UDP-glycosyltransferase 91C1-like; this encodes MEKKQNSHFKLQLHIAVFPWLAQGHLIPFLQLSKLLAQKGHRISFISTPKNIRRLPDIIPQNLSHLITFVELPLPHVDGLPDGAESTFDLPIHEVPLLKRAYDGLQPCLTQFLENSGQVINWVVHDFACHWLPTVASRLGIKLVFFSTVNATSMSFFGSPSTSASGSRSRPEDFTSVPNWWKEMPYDVAFKLHEMESHWDCMDSDVSDFERGKEVVQGCDIILTRTCPEFEPDSLSLLKTLHEKPILPIGLLPPSEPREYGDERWEAVNQWLASKNGDSVLYIALGSELSLSEEMMHELARGIEKSGLPFIWVINDRPLVEGKLGSHILPSGFETRVSDRGVVWRGWAPQLRILAHPSVAGFLTHCGWSSVIEGLGFGRALVLFPGGSSDMGLVARLLHNTGIGLEIPRDDRNGSFTGDSVAETIRRVMVDEEGEPLRAKSREMRKIFGSVELQNKYSNQFAEFLARETTESSQ